The Hevea brasiliensis isolate MT/VB/25A 57/8 chromosome 1, ASM3005281v1, whole genome shotgun sequence genome has a window encoding:
- the LOC110657447 gene encoding monooxygenase 2: MELAEDVVIVGAGIAGLTTSLGLHRLGIKSLVLESSANLRVTGFAFATWTNAWKALDAVGIGDYLRRQHVRIDGVVATSTITGQMGAQISFKSKGKHGDHEARIVKRKLLLEALAQELPQGTIRFCSKVVSIDESNYFKLVYLDDGTIIKAKVLIGCDGVNSVVAKWLGFKTPVFTERSAIRGCANFNLGHGYDHKLLQFFGNGIRSGFAPCDDKSIYWFFTWICNTPDKKPEENPANLKQFVLNKLENAADQHLRTVVEATELDNIVSSPLRYRHPWELIWGNISKGNVCVAGDALHPMTPDIGQGGCAALEDGIVLARCLAQALKKQVIVANEERDKEEFKRIEIGLKNYASQRRWRSFQLITTAYLVGFIQQSDGKLLNFLRDRILVKFLAGVLLERADFDCGNLNNIS, from the exons CTGAAGATGTTGTCATAGTTGGAGCTGGAATTGCAGGACTTACTACTTCCTTGGGGCTTCATCG TCTTGGAATTAAAAGCTTAGTGCTGGAATCCTCTGCTAATTTGAGGGTCACTGGATTTGCTTTCGCTACATGGACCAATGCTTGGAAGGCATTAGATGCTGTTGGTATTGGCGATTATCTCCGGCGGCAACATGTGCGGATTGATGG AGTAGTCGCTACCTCCACAATCACAGGTCAGATGGGTGCCCAAATATCCTTTAAGAGCAAGGGAAAGCA TGGAGACCATGAGGCTCGTATTGTGAAAAGGAAGTTGTTGCTGGAAGCCCTTGCCCAGGAGCTCCCGCAGGGTACTATAAGGTTCTGCTCCAAAGTGGTTTCTATTGACGAATCAAACTATTTCAAGCTGGTTTATCTTGATGATGGTACCATCATCAAAGCAAAg GTATTAATTGGGTGTGATggggtgaactcagtggtagCGAAATGGCTAGGTTTTAAAACTCCAGTTTTTACAGAACGATCAGCGATAAGGGGATGTGCAAATTTTAACCTGGGCCATGGCTACGATCATAAGTTGTTGCAGTTCTTTGGAAATGGTATCCGTTCAGGTTTTGCCCCTTGCGATGATAAATCTATATATTGGTTTTTCACTTGGATTTGCAATACTCCAG ACAAAAAGCCAGAGGAGAACCCAGCCAACTTGAAGCAATTTGTGCTAAACAAACTTGAAAATGCAGCAGATCAACATTTAAGGACAGTAGTAGAAGCAACTGAGCTAGATAATATTGTATCTTCTCCTCTAAGATATAGACATCCGTGGGAGTTGATATGGGGAAATATAAGCAAAGGCAATGTTTGTGTGGCTGGAGATGCTCTCCATCCCATGACACCAGATATTGGCCAAGGTGGCTGTGCTGCCTTGGAAGATGGCATAGTCTTAGCTAGGTGTCTGGCTCAGGCTTTGAAAAAACAAGTGATTGTAGCAAATGAAGAGAGAGATAAGGAAGAATTTAAGAGAATTGAAATTGGGTTGAAAAATTATGCATCACAGAGGAGATGGAGAAGCTTTCAACTCATAACTACTGCTTATTTGGTTGGGTTTATACAACAAAGTGATGGAAAATTATTGAACTTCTTAAGGGATAGAATTTTGGTAAAATTTCTTGCTGGAGTTTTATTGGAGAGAGCTGATTTTGACTGTGGAAACCTCAACAATATTTCTTGA